The following are from one region of the Littorina saxatilis isolate snail1 linkage group LG2, US_GU_Lsax_2.0, whole genome shotgun sequence genome:
- the LOC138958154 gene encoding uncharacterized protein SCO4629-like has protein sequence MVYIAQCVTGIPRYIALNKTSLAAFWFLLTFTPTVTTGARPNECDVIPTRDITAAQTIWNYMLLNHTLRKCDVIMAMGSYDVRVARRAADLWLDGYGHWLVMSGKTGNLTKQLWTVPEADVFRDVAVGRGVPRERILLERESTNTGQNVKNTYTLLSLLGIQPRSILLLQKPYMERRAYATFLAQWPSSESNPDVIVTSPDVSLLDYPNDDIGPLNDVISVMLGDMQRIFLYGELGFQVKQEIPEAVVRAFEYLQFTGRYSRHFQ, from the exons ATGGTGTACATCGCCCAGTGTGTGACAGGAATACCGAGATACATAGCGCTGAACAAAACCTCCCTCGCGGCGTTTTGGTTTCTGTTGACGTTTACACCGACAGTAACAACAGGCGCCCGTCCAAATGAATGTGATGTCATACCGACGCGTGACATTACAGCTGCACAAACTATATGGAATTATATGCTGTTGAACCACACGCTTCGAAAG TGTGACGTCATTATGGCAATGGGCAGTTATGACGTCAGGGTAGCCAGACGAGCAGCAGACTTGTGGCTTGACGGGTACGGACACTGGCTGGTTATGTCCGGCAAAACAGGGAACCTGACCAAAC AGTTATGGACCGTTCCGGAAGCAGACGTATTTCGTGACGTAGCCGTAGGACGAGGGGTACCAAGGGAGAGAATTCTGCTGGAAAGGGAGTCAACCAACACAGGGCAGAACGTGAAGAACACCTACACACTTCTCTCCCTTCTTGGAATTCAACCTCGTTCGATTCTCCTGTTGCAAAAACCTTACATGGAGCGACGTGCTTATGCCACCTTCCTTGCACAATGGCCCAGTTCGGAGAGCAATCCTGACGTCATCGTTACGTCACCTGACGTCAGTCTGCTGGACTATCCCAATGACGACATTGGCCCTTTGAATGACGTCATATCGGTGATGCTTGGTGACATGCAAAGGATATTTCTGTACGGGGAGCTGGGGTTTCAAGTCAAACAAGAAATACCCGAAGCAGTCGTGCGTGCTTTTGAGTACTTACAATTCACTGGAAGATACAGTAGACATTTTCAGTGA